The Cynocephalus volans isolate mCynVol1 chromosome 2, mCynVol1.pri, whole genome shotgun sequence genome window below encodes:
- the NSA2 gene encoding ribosome biogenesis protein NSA2 homolog has translation MPQNEYIELHRKRYGYRLDYHEKKRKKESREVHERSKKAKKMIGLKAKLYHKQRHAEKIQMKKTIKMHEKRNTKQKNDEKTPQGAVPAYLLDREGQSRAKVLSNMIKQKRKEKAGKWEVPLPKVRAQGETEVLKVIRTGKRKKKAWKRMVTKVCFVGDGFTRKPPKYERFIRPMGLRFKKAHVTHPELKATFCLPILGVKKNPSSPLYTALGVITKGTVIEVNVSELGLVTQGGKVIWGKYAQVTNNPENDGCINAVLLV, from the exons CCACAAAACGAATATATTGAATTACACCGTAAACGCTATGGATATCGTTTGGATTaccatgagaaaaaaagaaagaaggaaagtcgAGAGGTTCATGAACGTTCAAAGAAGGCAAAAAAGATGATTGGTCTGAAGGCTAAGCTCTACCATAAACAGCGCCATGctgagaaaatacaaatgaaaaagac TATCAAGATgcatgaaaagagaaataccaaacaAAAGAATGATGAAAAGACTCCACAGGGAGCAGTACCTGCCTATCTGCTAGACAGAGAGGGACAGTCCCGAGCTAAAGTTCTTTCTAATATGATTAAACAAAAACGAAAAGAGAAAGCG GGAAAATGGGAAGTCCCTTTGCCCAAAGTTCGTGCCCAGGGAGAAACAGAAGTATTAAAAGTTATTcgaacaggaaagagaaagaagaaggcaTGGAAAAGGATGGTTACTAAAGTCTGCTTTGTTGGAGATGGCTTTACAAGAAAACCACCTAAATATGAAAGATTCATTAGGCCAATG GGCTTACGTTTCAAGAAGGCGCATGTAACACATCCTGAACTGAAAGCCACCTTTTGCCTGCCAATACTTGGTGTAAAAAAGAATCCCTCATCCCCACTATATACAGCTCTGGGTGTTATTACCAAAGGTACTGTCATCGAAGTCAATGTGAGTGAGTTAGGCCTTGTGACACAAGGAGGCAAGGTTATTTGGG gaaaatatGCCCAGGTTACCAACAATCCTGAAAACGATGGGTGCATAAATGCAGTCTTACTGGTTTGA